One genomic window of Melitaea cinxia chromosome 10, ilMelCinx1.1, whole genome shotgun sequence includes the following:
- the LOC123657255 gene encoding E3 ubiquitin-protein ligase RBBP6-like has product MLNFSICRYPPRNNAPPPGYPPIGKPPSLGNVPPQSEPPPGYRGRYDGPPFEDIPPGVEPPVPGFEPSPFEKPPFGPSGPMERDRIPPPSYRDPYRAPFVEGPPGYRDVAGLPAVSNDIPVHVPDHPQRYRDNFRPSGHSYRDQGSMPYRDGQSYRDSGPQPSYRDNNFRGGPPSLFRDTNYRNNLYREGNFRDNLPHSFRDGSMPYRPPSADPREPSSVPFNDPNYREGYRDDNNSSRDIRPGYRSNPRSRGGRRNPNAENDRHREREGRDRERFNENRDPSDRPERSREVDKRPGYEKSREMRDDRMREYDRSRDNDKDRDRGHDKSSPEKKIRMSPKRGREPRERKRSDSRGRSRDRDGRKEKKEDRSRDKTSADRNREHKDKDKKIKDRKKKKREKEKDVEKKKKRDRKEKKDRDSSKKDDVEKSEQDIKEDLKEHSVTTEKMTSLDTEKPTKVNDETIKSESNETVKNDLYGDEAAEAVDKEIIQNYVKSEEVEETIDTKIVETNMKEEPFDGIELQAATDELEADIEGTNNSKEMLAPLPALSKWEVDEDNMEKSKEPGELTSPDEEEDGGKVTSEVIKRAENAIFAKAINSLRPIEIKKISSDRLKLYGDDGQSKNSLNNIQITVPVSDQEQRSVETNEKKKRFSKTPPPRLSVKERLGGKVEDIRRSREPRVVQSTVERVKSRSKTPKREQVPYRRVTVERDRVRKHDNLSRIEGIKSERRQNLESSKSDQNYQTSSSEPKKRDIEKSKDEKKGSIQERINSRSQDENVITKNLHERERKKSTLDEANFEPDYDENVESDNDNKDDSIKKRERSREVSPAGVSESKKPKMDNETIKLDLTNVKKKPDSDSESSSDSEDSSSSSSSDARKRKKKKKRAKKRKKRVASDSDSESDSSSDDHKKKKKKRKHKKKSSKKKKKYKHK; this is encoded by the coding sequence atgttaaatttttctatttgcAGATATCCTCCGAGAAATAATGCTCCGCCCCCCGGATATCCGCCTATAGGTAAACCACCTTCCTTAGGTAATGTTCCACCACAAAGCGAACCGCCACCGGGATATAGAGGACGTTATGACGGTCCACCGTTTGAAGATATTCCTCCAGGTGTAGAACCACCAGTTCCAGGGTTTGAACCATCACCATTTGAAAAACCACCCTTTGGTCCATCGGGACCGATGGAGCGCGACAGAATACCCCCACCTAGTTATAGAGATCCATACAGAGCTCCGTTTGTTGAAGGTCCACCTGGGTATAGAGACGTAGCCGGTTTACCTGCTGTTTCTAACGATATTCCTGTTCATGTACCGGATCATCCTCAGCGTTACAGAGATAATTTTCGACCATCAGGTCACTCATATCGTGATCAAGGTTCGATGCCTTATAGAGATGGACAATCATATCGGGATTCTGGACCTCAGCCCTCGTATcgtgataataattttagaggGGGACCACCTTCCTTATTCAGAGATACAAATTATAGGAATAACCTATATAGAGAAGGCAACTTTCGTGATAATTTGCCTCATAGTTTTCGCGACGGCTCTATGCCATATAGACCACCTAGTGCTGATCCAAGAGAGCCGTCGTCAGTGCCTTTTAATGACCCTAATTATAGAGAGGGTTACAGAGATGACAACAATTCAAGTAGAGATATACGGCCAGGTTATCGTTCTAATCCTCGAAGTCGAGGAGGCAGACGTAACCCTAACGCAGAAAATGATAGACATAGAGAGAGGGAAGGTAGAGACAGAGAACGTTTCAACGAGAATCGGGATCCATCTGATCGTCCAGAGAGATCTCGAGAAGTAGACAAAAGGCCAGGTTACGAAAAAAGTAGAGAGATGAGAGACGATCGGATGCGTGAATACGACAGGAGTCGAGATAATGATAAAGACCGTGATCGAGGTCACGATAAATCGTCACCGGAAAAGAAAATACGTATGTCGCCAAAACGTGGTCGTGAACCACGTGAGAGAAAACGCAGTGATTCAAGAGGACGATCACGCGATCGCGATGgtagaaaagaaaagaaagaagacAGATCTCGTGATAAGACCTCTGCCGATAGAAATCGTGAACATAAGGATAAAGACAAGAAAATTAAAgacagaaaaaagaaaaagagagAAAAGGAAAAGGACGTGGAGAAAAAAAAGAAGCGGGATAGAAAGGAAAAGAAGGATAGGGATAGCTCAAAGAAAGACGATGTAGAAAAATCAGAACAGGACATCAAAGAAGATTTAAAGGAACATAGTGTTACTACTGAAAAGATGACATCATTGGATACAGAAAAACCAACAAAGGTTAACGATGAAACAATAAAATCAGAATCCAATGAAACAGTGAAAAATGATCTGTATGGCGATGAAGCTGCTGAAGCAGTTGATAaagaaattattcaaaattacgTTAAATCTGAAGAGGTAGAAGAAACAATTGATACGAAAATTGTGGAAACTAATATGAAAGAAGAACCATTTGACGGCATTGAACTTCAAGCTGCAACAGATGAATTAGAAGCAGACATTGAAGGAACAAATAATAGTAAAGAAATGTTAGCTCCTTTACCAGCTTTATCTAAATGGGAAGTTGACGAAGACAATATGGAGAAATCGAAAGAACCAGGTGAACTAACATCCCCAGACGAAGAAGAAGATGGGGGTAAAGTAACGTCGGAAGTTATAAAACGTGCTGAAAATGCTATATTTGCAAAGGCTATTAATTCACTTAGaccaattgaaattaaaaaaataagcagtgatcgtttgaaattatatggTGACGATGGTCAatcaaaaaattctttaaataatattcaaataactgTACCGGTTTCAGATCAAGAGCAAAGATCTGTTGAAACAAATGAGAAGAAAAAACGATTTTCTAAAACACCACCTCCTCGTCTTTCTGTTAAAGAAAGACTCGGGGGTAAAGTTGAAGACATTCGAAGATCTAGAGAACCGCGAGTTGTTCAAAGTACAGTAGAACGTGTTAAATCTCGATCAAAAACACCCAAACGAGAACAGGTACCTTATCGTCGAGTTACTGTAGAAAGAGATAGAGTACGTAAGCATGACAATCTGAGTAGGATTGAAGGAATAAAATCTGAAAGGAGACAAAATCTTGAAAGTTCAAAATCAGATCAAAACTACCAAACAAGTAGTAGTGAACCTAAAAAGAGAGATATCGAGAAATCTAAAGATGAAAAGAAAGGTTCTATTCAAGAAAGAATCAATTCTAGAAGTCAAGACGAAAATGTAATAACCAAGAATTTACATGAAAGAGAGAGAAAAAAATCGACATTAGATGAAGCTAATTTTGAACCTGATTATGATGAAAACGTAGAATctgataatgataataaagaCGATTCTATTAAAAAACGTGAACGTTCAAGGGAAGTATCCCCCGCGGGAGTCAGTGAATCCAAGAAACCTAAAATGGACAACGAGACTATAAAACTAGATTTGACGAATGTAAAAAAGAAGCCCGACTCTGATAGTGAGTCATCGAGTGATTCAGAGGACTCATCATCTTCTTCTTCATCGGACGCTCGTAAGcgcaagaaaaaaaagaaacgggCAAAGAAAAGGAAGAAACGTGTGGCAAGTGACAGTGATAGCGAATCCGATTCTAGTTCGGACGATcacaagaaaaagaagaaaaaacgtAAGCATAAGAAGAAGTCAagcaagaaaaaaaagaaatataagcaTAAgtag